One Dictyoglomus thermophilum H-6-12 DNA window includes the following coding sequences:
- the speB gene encoding agmatinase has translation MQQYRPLPSFGGLPFTNPEKAKVLIISYPLEVTTTYKKGTKEGPQAILSASYNLELYDEELDDIPAEIGIYTYPDLLLSLGNVEKVLEEIEELTFNIIDYDHFPIFIGGEHTITKGILRAYNKKYKHFSVLHLDAHSDLRNEYEGTKNNHACALREASETLDIVQVGIRSMSEEEKKYVKERDNIKVYFDYKFQERFNTTLIEDILKSLKDEVYITLDFDVFNPAEMPAVGTPEPGGLSWYQVLSLLREVFKNKKVIGIDLVEFSPIPGLIYPDYMAARLIYKIIGYYKKYSLEKRL, from the coding sequence ATGCAACAATATAGACCACTGCCATCTTTTGGGGGCCTTCCTTTTACCAATCCTGAAAAAGCAAAAGTACTTATTATTTCTTATCCTCTCGAAGTAACAACTACTTATAAAAAAGGCACAAAGGAAGGCCCCCAAGCAATTTTATCTGCTTCTTATAATTTAGAACTCTACGACGAAGAGCTTGATGATATTCCAGCAGAAATTGGTATATATACCTATCCAGATCTTTTATTATCTTTGGGAAATGTTGAAAAAGTTCTTGAAGAGATAGAAGAACTTACTTTTAACATTATTGATTACGATCATTTTCCTATTTTTATAGGCGGAGAGCATACAATTACTAAGGGAATATTAAGGGCTTACAATAAGAAATACAAGCATTTTTCAGTATTACATCTTGATGCCCATTCAGATCTAAGGAATGAATATGAGGGGACTAAAAATAATCATGCTTGTGCTTTGCGAGAAGCCTCAGAGACATTAGATATAGTTCAGGTTGGTATAAGAAGTATGTCAGAAGAAGAGAAGAAATATGTAAAGGAAAGAGATAACATAAAGGTATACTTTGATTATAAGTTTCAGGAAAGGTTTAATACAACCTTGATTGAGGATATTTTAAAAAGTCTGAAGGATGAAGTTTATATAACTCTCGATTTTGATGTGTTTAATCCTGCTGAAATGCCTGCAGTAGGTACACCAGAGCCAGGTGGTCTTTCTTGGTATCAAGTTCTTTCATTGCTAAGAGAAGTTTTCAAAAATAAAAAAGTCATAGGGATTGATCTGGTAGAGTTTTCTCCAATTCCTGGACTTATATATCCGGATTATATGGCAGCAAGGTTAATTTATAAGATCATAGGATATTATAAGAAATATTCTTTAGAGAAAAGACTATGA
- the speD gene encoding adenosylmethionine decarboxylase, with protein MLGPHLVLDLYGCPKEKLEDVKFIYDLLDELPEQIGMQKIMPPYVMRYVPEDDPLDWGISGVVLIAESHIAIHTWPDLNYASVDIFSCKTFNIDLAKEIIEKKLSAEKTEWEILVRGREFPINLLKRGRNATI; from the coding sequence ATGTTAGGACCGCATTTAGTTTTAGATTTATATGGTTGTCCTAAAGAGAAGTTAGAAGACGTAAAATTTATTTATGATCTTCTGGACGAACTTCCAGAACAGATCGGTATGCAGAAGATCATGCCTCCATATGTTATGAGGTATGTTCCAGAGGATGATCCTTTGGATTGGGGAATTTCAGGTGTAGTATTAATTGCGGAAAGTCATATAGCAATTCACACATGGCCAGATCTTAATTATGCAAGTGTGGACATCTTCTCCTGTAAGACCTTTAATATTGACCTTGCTAAAGAAATTATTGAGAAAAAATTATCTGCAGAAAAGACAGAATGGGAAATATTAGTAAGAGGTAGAGAATTTCCTATTAATCTCCTTAAAAGAGGAAGGAATGCAACAATATAG
- the purD gene encoding phosphoribosylamine--glycine ligase has translation MKVLVVGSGGREHAICWKLSQDKNIEKIYAIPGNPGISDIAECIPFRVDDIESIVRFAKENKIDWTIIGPELPLALGIADKFKENGLEIWGPIKDLAKFESSKAFAKEVMKRAGIPTADFRIFDDFNDVREFLKKERYPLVIKADGLAAGKGVFIVNSEGEGLDIANKLLNEGILGEAGKKVVIEKFLEGKEFSLIAAIKGEKIYYLPPAQDYKRVGEGNTGPNTGGMGSYAPVPWIDEKLINVCDKKIFKPLMEEIYKMGFKYEGFLYGGLILVNGEPYVLEFNVRLGDPEAQVILPLLDFSLLSFREEVWRNQKVKDKKAVCVVIASKGYPDKYEVGKEISIRESKEVIIFHAGTKVMDGKLVTAGGRVLNVVALGESFKEAREKVYRNINNISFENMYYRRDIAIEVENL, from the coding sequence ATGAAAGTATTAGTTGTAGGAAGCGGAGGTAGAGAACATGCTATTTGTTGGAAGCTTTCACAAGATAAGAACATAGAAAAGATATATGCAATTCCTGGTAATCCAGGTATAAGTGATATTGCTGAGTGCATACCTTTTAGAGTTGATGATATTGAGTCCATAGTAAGGTTTGCTAAAGAAAATAAAATAGATTGGACTATAATAGGGCCTGAACTACCTCTTGCCCTAGGGATAGCCGATAAGTTCAAAGAAAATGGTTTAGAAATATGGGGACCTATCAAAGATTTGGCAAAATTCGAATCTAGCAAGGCTTTTGCAAAGGAAGTTATGAAGAGGGCTGGAATACCAACCGCTGATTTTAGAATTTTTGATGATTTTAATGATGTAAGAGAATTTTTGAAAAAAGAGAGGTATCCCTTGGTGATAAAGGCGGACGGACTTGCAGCTGGGAAGGGAGTGTTTATTGTAAATAGCGAAGGAGAAGGATTGGATATAGCAAATAAGCTTTTAAATGAAGGAATACTTGGGGAGGCAGGGAAGAAGGTAGTTATTGAGAAATTTCTTGAAGGTAAGGAGTTTTCTCTCATAGCAGCCATCAAAGGTGAAAAGATTTATTATCTTCCGCCTGCTCAAGATTATAAGAGAGTAGGAGAAGGTAATACTGGACCAAATACAGGAGGAATGGGATCTTACGCTCCTGTACCTTGGATAGATGAGAAACTTATTAATGTATGTGACAAAAAGATTTTTAAACCTCTTATGGAAGAGATTTACAAAATGGGTTTTAAATATGAGGGATTTTTATACGGTGGGCTTATTTTGGTGAATGGTGAACCTTATGTTTTAGAGTTTAATGTGAGACTTGGGGATCCAGAAGCTCAAGTAATTTTACCACTTTTAGATTTTTCTTTACTCTCTTTTAGAGAAGAAGTTTGGAGAAATCAGAAGGTAAAAGATAAAAAGGCTGTGTGTGTGGTAATTGCTTCAAAGGGATATCCTGATAAGTATGAGGTTGGGAAAGAGATTAGTATAAGAGAGAGCAAAGAAGTAATAATATTTCATGCTGGAACTAAAGTTATGGATGGAAAATTAGTTACTGCTGGCGGAAGAGTTCTTAATGTGGTTGCTCTTGGAGAAAGCTTTAAAGAAGCCAGAGAGAAAGTATATAGAAATATTAACAATATCAGTTTTGAGAATATGTATTACCGCAGGGATATTGCTATTGAAGTCGAGAATCTATAA
- the purN gene encoding phosphoribosylglycinamide formyltransferase — MERKRLGVLVSGRGSNLQALIDASKDKDYPAEVVVVISNNPSAYAIERAKRENIPVFVVERENYKNKKEYEEKIKEILQSFRVDLVVLAGYMKIVGKTLLEAFPNRIINIHPSLLPSFPGLEAQKQAWEYGVKISGCTVHFVDEGIDSGPIIGQRAVPVYDDDTPETLAERILQEEHKLIVESVKKVLTEEYEIIGRRVVFKKRG, encoded by the coding sequence ATGGAAAGAAAGCGTCTTGGAGTCTTAGTTTCAGGAAGAGGGTCAAATCTTCAAGCTCTTATTGATGCTTCTAAGGATAAGGATTATCCTGCGGAAGTTGTTGTGGTTATAAGTAATAATCCTTCTGCTTATGCCATAGAGAGGGCAAAAAGGGAAAATATTCCCGTTTTTGTAGTGGAGAGGGAAAATTATAAAAATAAAAAGGAGTATGAAGAAAAGATAAAAGAAATTTTGCAGAGTTTTAGGGTCGATTTAGTAGTTCTTGCTGGATATATGAAAATTGTAGGAAAAACTTTGCTTGAGGCTTTTCCTAATAGGATCATAAATATTCATCCTTCACTCCTTCCTTCTTTTCCTGGGCTTGAGGCGCAAAAACAGGCCTGGGAGTATGGAGTTAAAATATCGGGTTGTACTGTCCATTTTGTAGATGAGGGGATAGATTCGGGACCCATTATTGGTCAAAGAGCTGTTCCTGTTTATGACGATGACACTCCAGAGACTTTAGCAGAAAGGATTCTTCAAGAAGAGCATAAGCTTATAGTGGAGTCAGTTAAGAAAGTATTAACAGAAGAATACGAAATAATTGGAAGAAGAGTAGTTTTTAAAAAGAGGGGGTAA
- the purM gene encoding phosphoribosylformylglycinamidine cyclo-ligase → MFRKENSKKRKGKSITYSLSGVSISKVEKALSEVKDFIVSTYKPYVFSFWNSFASMLKIPLKEYENPILVASTDGVGTKLMIALKYKKLDTIGEDLLAMNVNDILTAGAKPLFFMDYFAGGRIDPEVYKKVLVSIANACKKADCSLVGGETAEMPGVYKGKEIDLAGFVVGIVEEENLLPKMGKIQEGNILIGVSSSGLHSNGYSLIRYILKKKRISIRKKIDGHDLLEELLKPTKIYSPVILPLLEKYRDNILGIAHITGGGIPGNLPRILPGHIQAEIDPSLWEIPWIFKFLIKKGNLTWKEAFKVFNMGIGLILIVSERENEILEDLKNSGEKAYVIGSLSKGERSVKIRWKESVLES, encoded by the coding sequence ATGTTTCGGAAAGAAAATAGTAAAAAAAGAAAAGGGAAAAGTATTACTTATAGTTTGAGTGGGGTAAGTATAAGTAAAGTAGAAAAAGCTCTTAGTGAGGTTAAAGATTTTATTGTTTCTACATATAAGCCTTATGTTTTTAGTTTTTGGAACAGTTTTGCAAGTATGCTGAAAATTCCTCTTAAGGAATATGAAAATCCAATTCTTGTGGCAAGTACTGATGGAGTAGGAACAAAATTAATGATAGCTCTAAAATACAAAAAATTGGATACTATTGGAGAAGATCTTTTGGCAATGAACGTTAATGATATTCTTACGGCTGGAGCAAAACCTTTGTTTTTTATGGATTATTTTGCAGGAGGCAGGATAGATCCAGAGGTATATAAAAAAGTTCTTGTAAGTATTGCCAATGCATGTAAAAAGGCTGATTGTAGCCTTGTTGGAGGAGAAACTGCAGAAATGCCTGGTGTGTATAAAGGTAAGGAGATAGATCTTGCGGGTTTTGTGGTTGGAATTGTAGAAGAAGAAAATCTACTTCCTAAAATGGGTAAAATCCAGGAAGGGAATATTTTAATAGGAGTTTCTTCCTCAGGGCTACATAGTAATGGGTATTCATTGATTAGGTATATCTTAAAGAAAAAGAGAATTTCTATTAGGAAGAAAATAGATGGTCATGATTTACTGGAGGAACTATTGAAACCCACTAAAATATATTCACCTGTTATTCTGCCATTACTAGAGAAGTATAGGGATAATATCTTAGGTATAGCTCATATAACTGGTGGAGGAATACCTGGAAATTTACCAAGGATTTTGCCTGGGCATATCCAGGCAGAAATTGATCCCTCTTTATGGGAGATTCCTTGGATTTTTAAGTTTCTCATTAAAAAAGGAAATTTGACATGGAAAGAAGCTTTTAAGGTGTTTAATATGGGAATAGGTCTAATACTTATTGTATCGGAAAGAGAGAACGAGATTTTAGAAGACTTAAAGAATTCAGGTGAAAAGGCGTATGTTATTGGTTCATTAAGTAAAGGAGAAAGAAGTGTGAAAATCAGATGGAAAGAAAGCGTCTTGGAGTCTTAG
- the purF gene encoding amidophosphoribosyltransferase translates to MKLKEECGVVGVLTRDKVQASFIAYRGLLKLQHRGQESAGIVTFSGNEYYLYKDFGLVSQIFNGEKLKKLKGKIAVGHVRYSTSGKTEKENIQPFLVNLPRYGYVALAHNGHISNAVSLRRGLEKEGVIFQSTSDTEVILHLIAKSKMSDLKERVKEALSKVEGSYSLVIGSHEGVYGIRDPYGFRPLFLGKLEDGSYIFASETCALKEYPLSELVEVKPGEMIYIDKDGRVSRESFAESNISRFCLFEFIYFSRPDSIYDGKTVYHYRKEMGKVLAKEAPVDADWVVPVPDSGIPAAIGYGEESGIPLQMLLMRSHYVGRTFIQPKQKERESGVRMKFLFISDLIKGKRIVLVDDSLVRGTTGKILAEKLREEGAKEVHLRLSSPPLIHPCYYGVDIPNTKELISYYYSPEEISRILGFDSVAFLSIEGLLSILPERGYCGECFGKKIVKKEKGKVLLIV, encoded by the coding sequence ATGAAGCTAAAAGAGGAGTGTGGGGTTGTAGGTGTATTAACTAGGGATAAAGTACAAGCAAGTTTTATAGCATATAGAGGCCTTTTGAAACTCCAACATCGAGGTCAAGAAAGTGCAGGAATTGTCACTTTTTCTGGGAATGAGTATTACTTATATAAAGATTTTGGCCTTGTATCTCAGATTTTTAACGGAGAAAAATTAAAGAAATTGAAGGGTAAAATAGCTGTAGGACATGTAAGGTATTCTACTTCTGGAAAAACTGAAAAAGAAAACATTCAACCTTTCCTAGTAAATTTACCAAGATATGGATATGTTGCTCTTGCTCACAATGGGCATATTTCAAATGCGGTTTCTTTGCGAAGGGGTTTAGAGAAAGAGGGTGTTATTTTTCAGAGCACCTCTGATACAGAGGTTATTTTACATTTAATAGCTAAATCTAAGATGAGTGATTTAAAAGAAAGAGTAAAGGAAGCACTCTCTAAGGTGGAAGGTAGTTACTCTTTGGTTATAGGATCTCACGAAGGAGTATATGGAATAAGAGATCCTTACGGATTTAGGCCTCTTTTTTTAGGAAAATTGGAGGATGGAAGTTATATCTTTGCTTCAGAGACTTGTGCCCTAAAAGAGTATCCTCTTTCCGAATTGGTAGAGGTAAAGCCTGGAGAAATGATTTATATTGATAAGGATGGAAGAGTAAGCAGAGAAAGCTTTGCAGAAAGCAATATTTCGCGGTTTTGCCTTTTTGAATTCATCTATTTTTCGAGACCTGATAGCATATACGACGGAAAGACTGTATATCACTACCGAAAAGAGATGGGAAAAGTTCTTGCTAAAGAGGCTCCTGTTGATGCAGACTGGGTTGTGCCAGTGCCTGATTCGGGTATTCCTGCAGCAATAGGATATGGTGAAGAATCAGGAATCCCTCTTCAGATGTTACTAATGCGAAGTCACTATGTAGGGCGAACTTTTATTCAGCCTAAGCAGAAAGAGAGAGAATCTGGAGTTAGAATGAAGTTTCTTTTTATCAGTGATCTGATTAAGGGAAAGAGAATTGTTTTAGTGGATGATTCCCTGGTTAGAGGTACTACTGGAAAGATTCTTGCTGAGAAGCTTAGGGAAGAGGGTGCAAAAGAGGTACATTTGAGACTTTCTTCTCCTCCTCTTATTCATCCTTGCTATTATGGTGTTGATATTCCCAATACTAAAGAATTGATTAGTTATTACTACTCTCCTGAGGAGATCTCAAGAATTTTGGGATTTGATTCGGTGGCCTTTTTAAGTATAGAAGGGCTTTTGAGTATTCTTCCAGAAAGGGGATATTGTGGAGAATGTTTCGGAAAGAAAATAGTAAAAAAAGAAAAGGGAAAAGTATTACTTATAGTTTGA
- the purL gene encoding phosphoribosylformylglycinamidine synthase subunit PurL, with protein sequence MGVFGLKEEEIKHAIELLGREPNDVEWSVISVIWSEHCSYKHSRKYLKDFLTKAEWVEQGPGENAGIINLGDGYRVVFKIESHNHPSAVEPFQGAATGVGGIVRDILAIGARPIALLDSLRFGPIEKGRNKYLFEGVVGGISFYGNCIGVPVVGGEIVFEDCYSSNPLVNVMCVGLLGPEQKSYRGKAEGKGNLLLLVGARTGRDGLQGASFASEKLDDEVHKKRPSVQVGDPFLGKLLIESCLEAASTDGVVGIQDLGAAGLVSSLSESARRGRSGVKVYLDKVPQREENMTAEEILLSESQERMLLVIRPEKAEEIISIFKKWDLEAEIIGEVIEEEKFIVYFKGEKVVDLPTELLVDGSLIFDPPYKEYKVPNLSSDLRSLIKKEHIEKFMNNAINDLSLKEKIYRQYDYSVQTNTVLPPGFGDASVLRIKGTNKGIAVVTDGNGRYCYLNPKRGAMYAVAEACRNILCVGGRPLAITDGLNFGDPDEPEVFYQFREVVKGINLASRTLEIPVVSGNVSFYNGQGEKKIFPTPIIGMVGVLEDLSYLIKPGLKVVGNRLYLIGDFSWLSLEGSRFIKDVFDKIEGEAPYVDLIWERKLKLFMEEIRKERDIIVSAHDVSEGGILVALLEMAFWGNKGVEVSLPSEKLDNLVGEGSGLIIVEVNKDREDEYMEFIKKYELKTHKMGEVVEKDFIIEPFIKEDINEFYQRR encoded by the coding sequence ATGGGTGTATTTGGACTTAAGGAAGAAGAAATAAAACATGCCATTGAGCTTTTAGGTAGAGAACCTAATGATGTGGAATGGTCTGTGATATCAGTTATATGGTCCGAACATTGTAGCTATAAGCATTCAAGAAAATATTTAAAAGATTTTCTTACAAAGGCAGAATGGGTAGAACAGGGCCCAGGGGAAAATGCAGGAATAATAAATTTAGGTGATGGATATAGGGTGGTTTTTAAAATAGAAAGTCATAACCATCCCTCTGCGGTAGAGCCTTTTCAAGGAGCAGCCACAGGTGTGGGAGGAATAGTAAGAGATATACTTGCTATTGGGGCAAGACCTATAGCTTTACTGGATTCTCTTAGGTTTGGTCCTATAGAAAAAGGAAGGAATAAGTATCTATTTGAGGGGGTTGTAGGGGGAATTAGTTTTTATGGAAATTGTATAGGTGTTCCTGTTGTTGGTGGAGAAATCGTCTTTGAGGATTGTTATTCTTCAAACCCTTTGGTTAACGTCATGTGTGTTGGTTTATTGGGTCCTGAACAGAAATCTTATAGGGGAAAAGCTGAAGGCAAGGGAAATCTTTTACTTCTTGTGGGAGCAAGAACGGGGAGAGATGGCTTGCAGGGTGCAAGTTTTGCTTCTGAAAAGTTAGATGATGAGGTGCACAAAAAGAGGCCTTCTGTACAAGTTGGGGACCCATTTTTAGGAAAACTCCTTATTGAGTCTTGTTTAGAGGCAGCTTCTACTGACGGTGTAGTTGGAATTCAAGACCTTGGTGCTGCTGGACTTGTTAGTAGTCTTTCAGAATCTGCAAGAAGGGGAAGAAGTGGAGTAAAGGTATATTTGGATAAGGTTCCTCAAAGAGAAGAGAATATGACTGCTGAGGAAATCTTACTTTCAGAGTCTCAGGAGAGGATGCTGCTTGTTATAAGGCCAGAGAAAGCAGAAGAGATAATAAGTATATTTAAGAAATGGGATCTTGAGGCAGAGATTATAGGAGAAGTAATAGAAGAGGAAAAATTTATTGTTTACTTTAAAGGAGAAAAAGTGGTTGACCTTCCTACAGAGCTTCTTGTAGATGGATCTTTAATATTTGACCCTCCTTATAAGGAATATAAGGTTCCAAATTTATCCTCTGATCTTAGGTCATTAATAAAAAAAGAACATATAGAGAAATTTATGAATAATGCTATTAATGATCTATCTTTGAAAGAAAAAATATATAGGCAATATGATTACTCAGTGCAAACTAACACAGTTCTTCCTCCTGGATTTGGTGATGCTTCTGTATTAAGAATAAAAGGAACCAACAAAGGTATTGCAGTGGTTACCGATGGAAACGGAAGATATTGCTATCTTAACCCTAAAAGAGGTGCAATGTATGCTGTTGCAGAAGCTTGTAGGAATATTTTATGTGTTGGGGGTAGACCTTTAGCAATTACAGATGGACTTAATTTTGGTGATCCTGATGAGCCTGAAGTCTTTTATCAGTTTAGGGAAGTAGTTAAAGGGATAAATCTTGCCTCAAGGACTCTTGAAATACCAGTCGTAAGTGGAAATGTTAGCTTTTATAATGGCCAAGGAGAAAAGAAGATATTTCCAACACCAATTATAGGAATGGTTGGGGTTCTTGAAGATTTGAGTTATCTAATAAAGCCTGGCTTAAAGGTTGTTGGAAATCGTCTTTATTTAATTGGTGACTTTTCTTGGCTCTCTTTAGAAGGTTCTAGATTTATAAAAGATGTTTTTGACAAGATAGAAGGAGAAGCACCCTATGTAGATCTTATATGGGAAAGAAAATTAAAGTTATTTATGGAGGAAATAAGGAAAGAAAGAGACATAATTGTATCAGCCCACGATGTGAGTGAGGGTGGTATATTGGTTGCTCTTCTTGAAATGGCTTTTTGGGGAAATAAAGGGGTAGAAGTTAGCCTTCCTTCAGAGAAACTGGATAACTTGGTTGGAGAAGGATCTGGATTGATAATAGTTGAGGTTAACAAAGATAGGGAAGATGAATATATGGAATTTATAAAGAAATATGAGTTAAAAACTCACAAAATGGGAGAGGTTGTAGAAAAAGATTTCATCATAGAGCCTTTTATTAAAGAGGATATTAATGAATTTTATCAAAGAAGGTGA
- the purQ gene encoding phosphoribosylformylglycinamidine synthase subunit PurQ, whose amino-acid sequence MRVGVVIFPGTNCDMDTYHALKVVGIDPIYLWHKEHDLKDSEVIILPGGFSYGDYLRAGAIARFSPIMNEIIDFAKRGGYVLGICNGFQILLEAGLLPGAMLPNETNSFICKEVLLEVVNNNTLFLKNYRVGEILKMPIAHKEGRYYIPDRGLEELKEYNQIVLKYHGENPNGSVENIAGIINRKGNVMGLMPHPERAVEEILGSTSGLNLFLSLLEKV is encoded by the coding sequence ATGAGGGTAGGAGTAGTAATTTTTCCAGGTACTAATTGTGATATGGATACTTATCATGCTTTAAAAGTTGTAGGGATTGATCCAATTTACTTATGGCATAAAGAACATGATTTAAAAGATTCGGAGGTAATTATTCTTCCAGGAGGTTTTTCTTATGGAGATTACTTAAGAGCAGGTGCTATTGCAAGATTTTCTCCCATAATGAACGAAATAATAGATTTTGCAAAAAGAGGCGGTTATGTTCTTGGTATATGTAATGGTTTTCAAATTCTTCTTGAAGCTGGTCTTCTTCCTGGAGCTATGCTTCCTAATGAGACTAACTCCTTTATATGTAAAGAAGTTTTGTTGGAGGTAGTAAATAACAATACTCTGTTTTTAAAGAATTACAGGGTGGGAGAAATTCTTAAAATGCCCATAGCGCATAAAGAAGGAAGATATTATATTCCTGATAGAGGTCTTGAGGAATTGAAGGAATATAATCAAATAGTTCTTAAGTATCATGGAGAGAATCCTAATGGATCGGTGGAAAATATTGCTGGGATCATAAATAGAAAAGGAAATGTGATGGGGCTTATGCCTCATCCTGAGAGGGCTGTAGAAGAGATTCTTGGTAGTACTTCAGGCTTAAATTTATTTTTATCTTTACTAGAAAAAGTTTAA
- the purS gene encoding phosphoribosylformylglycinamidine synthase subunit PurS, with the protein MKKWTVILEIFLKEGIFDPQGKTVKNALYNLGFGEVEDVRIGKVLKIEILGENKEEVVGKVRKMSEIFLVNPVTEDFSIRVEE; encoded by the coding sequence GTGAAAAAGTGGACGGTAATTTTAGAAATATTTCTGAAAGAAGGTATATTTGATCCACAAGGAAAGACTGTTAAGAATGCTTTATATAATTTAGGTTTTGGGGAAGTAGAAGACGTAAGAATAGGAAAAGTACTCAAGATAGAGATCTTAGGGGAGAATAAAGAAGAGGTTGTGGGTAAAGTAAGAAAAATGAGTGAAATATTTCTTGTGAATCCTGTTACTGAAGATTTTAGCATAAGGGTGGAAGAATGA
- the purB gene encoding adenylosuccinate lyase, giving the protein MLLRYSRKELRDLWSDEHRYALWWKVEEAVLEARARLGEIPFEVLKNIKERVRFSVEEIREIEKENNHEMIAFLTNVAQYVGEGSEYIHQGLTSSDVMDTAFSLQIIEALNFIEDDLIKLMEEVKKKAIKYKDLPMMGRTHGMHAEPITLGFKFLGWWAELKRDLERLKKAKENISFGKFSGVVGTLAHLSPKVEEEACKILGLRPEPVATQVIPRDRHAEVIYALSMIASTCERMALEIRHLQRTEVGELEEPFREKQKGSSAMPHKRNPVLSERICGLSRVIRGYISSALENIPLWHERDISHSSVERVIFPDATSLTDYILNLLIGIVRDLRVNEERIRENMMMNYRIYYSQNVLLALTEKGVLRDVAYVWIQEDAFKAMEQKRDFMEIVLEDSRIREYLSREEIERCFSPEIFLKNIDVIFERSGIYDS; this is encoded by the coding sequence GTGTTATTAAGGTATAGCAGGAAAGAGTTGAGAGATTTATGGTCAGACGAACATAGGTATGCTCTATGGTGGAAAGTAGAAGAAGCAGTGTTAGAGGCAAGAGCAAGGTTAGGAGAAATTCCATTTGAAGTTTTGAAAAATATAAAAGAGAGAGTAAGGTTTAGTGTTGAGGAGATAAGGGAGATAGAAAAAGAGAATAACCATGAGATGATAGCTTTTCTTACTAATGTGGCCCAATATGTGGGTGAGGGTTCAGAGTATATTCATCAAGGATTAACCTCTTCTGATGTTATGGATACTGCCTTCTCTTTGCAAATTATTGAGGCTTTGAATTTTATAGAGGATGATCTGATAAAGTTGATGGAAGAAGTTAAAAAGAAGGCTATAAAGTATAAAGATCTTCCAATGATGGGAAGGACGCATGGAATGCATGCAGAACCTATAACTCTAGGTTTTAAATTTTTAGGATGGTGGGCAGAATTAAAGAGGGATTTAGAGAGGTTGAAAAAAGCTAAAGAAAATATTAGTTTTGGAAAGTTTTCTGGAGTTGTTGGTACTCTTGCCCATTTGTCTCCAAAGGTAGAAGAAGAAGCATGTAAAATATTAGGTCTTAGACCAGAGCCTGTGGCAACTCAAGTTATACCAAGAGATCGGCATGCAGAAGTTATTTATGCTCTCTCTATGATCGCTTCCACGTGTGAGAGGATGGCTTTAGAAATAAGGCATCTTCAAAGAACGGAAGTTGGAGAGTTAGAAGAACCTTTTAGGGAAAAACAAAAAGGATCTTCTGCTATGCCTCACAAGAGGAATCCTGTTCTTTCTGAGAGAATTTGTGGTCTGTCAAGAGTAATAAGAGGGTACATAAGTTCAGCCTTAGAAAACATTCCATTGTGGCATGAGAGAGATATAAGTCATTCATCGGTTGAAAGAGTTATATTTCCTGATGCTACTTCTCTGACAGATTATATACTTAACCTTCTTATTGGTATTGTTAGAGATTTGAGGGTAAATGAGGAAAGAATTAGGGAAAATATGATGATGAACTATCGTATTTACTATTCTCAGAATGTCCTCTTAGCCCTCACCGAAAAGGGGGTTTTAAGAGATGTAGCATATGTTTGGATACAAGAAGATGCTTTTAAGGCTATGGAACAGAAGAGAGATTTTATGGAGATTGTTTTAGAGGATAGTCGTATTAGGGAATATTTAAGTAGAGAAGAGATTGAGCGTTGTTTTTCTCCTGAAATTTTTCTTAAGAATATTGATGTAATTTTTGAAAGGTCAGGAATATATGATAGTTAA